A genomic segment from Malus domestica chromosome 05, GDT2T_hap1 encodes:
- the LOC103411681 gene encoding L-ascorbate oxidase-like yields the protein MVEILECRTLVKLLVLCHLIFSVAVSKVEGRIRHYRWEVKYEYKSPDCFKKLVITINGGTPGPKILAQQGDTVVVELKNSLLTENVAIHWHGIRQIGTPWSDGTEGVTQCPILPGDIFIYKFVVDRAGSYLYHAHYGIQREAGLYGSIIVSVPNGVSEPFVYDYDRSIILNDWYHKSTFEQATGLSSIPFVWVGEPQSLLINGRGRFNCSLLATPSLEAGVCNATNPDCSSYILTVISGKTYRLRISSLTSLSALNFQIEGHNMTVVEADGHYVEPFEIQNLYIYSGETYSILVKANQNPSRNYWMTTNVVSRKPATLTGLAILNYYPNYPKKSPPTLPTAGPLWNETAQRLAQSLSLKAHKNFTHTPPLTSDKVIVLLNTQNKIDGVHRWSVNNVSFSLPHTPYLVALKENVNLNRVFDQNPPPENYDFENYDIYNVDAQNQRRLWYNRKCQVL from the exons ATGGTTGAGATTTTAGAATGCAGAACTTTGGTGAAGCTGTTGGTtttatgtcatttgattttttCGGTAGCTGTGTCGAAGGTCGAAGGTCGAATCCGGCATTACAGATGGGAGGTGAAGTATGAGTACAAATCTCCAGATTGCTTTAAGAAGCTGGTCATAACCATCAATGGGGGAACCCCAGGACCAAAAATATTGGCTCAGCAAGGTGACACAGTTGTAGTTGAGCTTAAGAACAGCTTGTTAACGGAGAATGTAGCGATCCACTGGCATGGAATTCGACAG ATTGGAACACCTTGGAGTGATGGAACAGAAGGTGTGACTCAATGTCCTATTTTGCCTGGAGATATCTTCATATACAAATTTGTTGTGGATAGG GCTGGATCATATCTATACCATGCACATTATGGAATTCAAAGAGAAGCCGGGTTATATGGATCGATTATTGTATCGGTTCCTAACGGAGTTTCTGAGCCCTTTGTCTATGATTATGACAGAAGCATTATCCTTAATGACTGGTACCACAAAAGTACTTTTGAACAAGCTACTGGCTTGTCCTCCATACCTTTTGTTTGGGTTGGGGAGCCTCAG TCACTTTTGATTAATGGAAGAGGGAGATTCAACTGCTCTCTACTAGCAACTCCTAGCCTAGAAGCCGGGGTCTGTAACGCGACAAATCCTGATTGTTCTTCCTATATTCTGACAGTAATCTCCGGAAAAACATACCGATTAAGGATTAGTAGCTTGACCTCTCTATCAGCTCTAAATTTTCAAATTGAG GGTCACAATATGACTGTTGTTGAAGCCGATGGGCATTATGTGGAGCCATTTGAGATCCAAAACCTATACATTTACTCCGGCGAGACCTATTCTATCCTGGTAAAGGCAAACCAAAACCCATCAAGAAACTACTGGATGACTACAAACGTTGTTAGTCGGAAACCTGCAACCCTAACCGGCCTAGCAATCCTCAATTACTATCCAAACTACCCCAAGAAATCTCCTCCAACTCTTCCGACCGCAGGCCCCCTATGGAACGAAACTGCACAAAGATTGGCACAAAGTCTTTCACTCAAAGCCCACAAAAATTTCACTCACACTCCTCCTCTCACTTCAGACAAAGTGATTGTGCTTCTCAACACACAAAACAAGATAGATGGAGTCCACAGATGGTCCGTAAACAATGTATCTTTCTCTCTTCCCCACACACCTTACTTAGTAGCCCTAAAAGAAAATGTAAACCTAAACCGCGTTTTCGACCAAAACCCTCCTCCGGAAAACTACGACTTCGAGAACTACGACATATacaatgttgatgcacaaaatcagcgaagactttggtacaacagaaagtgtcaggttttgtga